One part of the Ziziphus jujuba cultivar Dongzao chromosome 2, ASM3175591v1 genome encodes these proteins:
- the LOC125422619 gene encoding loganic acid O-methyltransferase-like gives MALAAEETGILQEAYPTKARDGLSNYANSSTHERKATVFAKELIKTAIAEKLDKEILLSSKTFCIADLGCSVGPNTVLAVQNIFEAVESKCQYYLHELNSQIPDFQVFFNDYTSNDFNLLFTSLPNDRRYYAAGVPGSFYGPLFPENSLHFVHSSYAIQWLSGVPKEVMNKNSPAWNKGKIHYSKSGDEVVLAYKAQCDKDMEQFLQARAKEIVCGGLMVLIFPGVPNGTHHSQSLPNMILELLGSCLMDLARKGIISEEKVDYFNMPTYLMSPKELEAAVERNGCFTIEGMEGLPLPLPSDSSAVASHLRAAVEGMIKLHFGEKILDELFDCYRKKIDENFSILKSGNLVNFFFLLKRRAAN, from the exons AGAAAAGCTACCGTTTTTGCCAAAGAATTGATAAAGACAGCAATTGCAGAAAAGCTTGACAAAGAAATCTTACTTTCTTCCAAAACTTTCTGCATTGCAGATTTGGGTTGCTCTGTCGGACCCAATACAGTTTTGGCAGTACAAAATATATTCGAAGCAGTCGAGTCCAAGTGCCAGTACTATCTCCACGAATTGAATTCCCAAATCCCAGACTTTCAAGTTTTCTTTAACGATTATACCTCAAATGATTTCAACCTACTTTTTACATCCCTCCCTAATGACCGGCGATATTATGCAGCAGGTGTTCCAGGATCTTTCTACGGTCCCTTGTTTCCTGAGAATTCTCTTCACTTTGTTCATTCTTCTTATGCCATCCAGTGGCTATCTGGAGTACCAAAAGAGGTGATGAACAAGAACTCCCCTGCTTGGAATAAAGGCAAGATTCACTACTCGAAATCGGGTGACGAAGTAGTTTTGGCTTATAAAGCTCAGTGTGATAAGGACATGGAGCAATTTCTGCAAGCCAGGGCAAAAGAGATTGTGTGTGGAGGATTGATGGTACTAATTTTTCCTGGAGTCCCCAATGGAACTCATCATTCTCAAAGCCTGCCAAATATGATTTTGGAGCTTCTTGGATCTTGCCTCATGGACTTGGCAAGGAAG GGAATAATTAGTGAGGAGAAAGTAGACTACTTTAATATGCCAACATATCTGATGTCTCCCAAAGAACTAGAAGCTGCTGTTGAAAGAAATGGTTGTTTTACCATAGAGGGAATGGAAGGTCTGCCTCTTCCTCTACCAAGTGACTCTTCCGCTGTTGCATCTCATCTGAGAGCTGCCGTGGAAGGGATGATCAAGCTGCATTTTGGTGAAAAGATTTTGGATGAGCTCTTTGACTGCTAcaggaaaaaaattgatgagaatttttccattttaaagtCAGGAAATCTAGTCaacttctttttccttcttaaacGCAGAGCAGCAAACTAG
- the LOC107418615 gene encoding loganic acid O-methyltransferase-like, which produces MAAEETGILQEAYPMKEGEDREMATEETGILQEAYPMKGGDGHYSYAKNSTHQRKATDFAKELIKAAIAEKLDKEILLCSKTFRIADLGCSVGPNSFFAVQNIVEAVESKYQHCQGLNSQIPDFQVFFSDHTANDFNLLFTSLPNDRRYYAAGVPGSFHGRLFPKDSLHFVHSSYAVHWLSGVPMEVVNKKSRAWNKGRIHYSSSGDEVFLAYKAQFDKDIEQFLQARAQEIVYGGLMALIVPGIPNGTHHSQNGSSMNFELLGSCLMDLARKGMVSEEKVDSFNIPTYQLSPQELEGAVERNGCFSIEEMEDLHVPVPSHSGEYKINGQVAASHLRAVMEGIIKQHFDEKILDVLFDCYRKKFDEIDFSIFKSGKVNNFFFLLKRKATNQATG; this is translated from the exons ATGGCAGCAGAGGAAACAGGGATCCTACAAGAAGCTTATCCGATGAAAGAAGGAGAAGACAGAGAAATGGCAACAGAGGAAACAGGGATTCTACAAGAAGCTTATCCAATGAAAGGAGGAGATGGCCACTACAGTTATGCCAAGAACTCTACACATCAG AGAAAAGCTACCGATTTTGCCAAAGAATTGATAAAGGCAGCAATTGCAGAAAAGCTTGATAAAGAAATCTTACTTTGTTCCAAAACTTTCCGCATTGCGGATTTGGGTTGCTCTGTTGGACCCAATAGTTTTTTTGCTGTACAAAATATAGTTGAAGCAGTGGAGTCCAAATACCAGCACTGCCAAGGATTGAATTCCCAAATCCCAGATTTTCAAGTTTTCTTTAGCGATCATACCGCAAATGATTTCAACCTGCTTTTCACATCCCTCCCTAACGACAGGCGATATTATGCAGCAGGAGTTCCCGGATCTTTCCACGGTCGCTTGTTTCCCAAGGATTCTCTTCACTTTGTTCATTCTTCTTATGCCGTCCACTGGCTTTCCGGAGTGCCAATGGAGGTAGTGAACAAGAAATCTCGCGCATGGAATAAAGGCCGGATTCACTACTCGAGTTCCGGAGATGAAGTATTTTTGGCTTATAAAGCTCAGTTTGATAAGGATATAGAGCAATTTCTACAAGCCAGGGCACAAGAGATTGTTTATGGAGGATTGATGGCACTCATTGTTCCTGGAATTCCCAATGGAACTCATCACTCTCAAAATGGATCGAGTATGAATTTCGAGCTTCTTGGATCTTGCCTCATGGACTTGGCAAGGAAG GGAATGGTTAGTGAGGAGAAAGTAGACTCTTTTAATATACCAACTTATCAGTTGTCTCCCCAAGAACTAGAAGGTGCTGTTGAAAGGAATGGTTGTTTCAGTATAGAGGAAATGGAAGACCTGCATGTTCCTGTACCAAGTCACTCTGGTGAGTACAAAATTAATGGCCAAGTTGCTGCATCTCATTTGAGAGCTGTCATGGAAGGGATAATCAAGCAGCATTTTGATGAAAAGATCTTGGATGTGCTCTTTGACTGCTACAGGAAGAAATTTGATGAGAtcgatttttccatttttaagtcAGGAAAAGTAAACaacttctttttccttcttaaacGCAAAGCAACGAACCAGGCAACCGGCTAG
- the LOC107418616 gene encoding loganic acid O-methyltransferase-like — translation MATEETGTVQEAYPMMGGDGLYSYAKNSTQQRKATDSAKELIKKAIAEKLDKEILLSSKTFQIADLGCSVGPNTFFTAQNILEAVESKYKSEGLNSQIPDFQVFFSDHTSNDFNLLFTSLPQDRRYHAAGAPGSFHGRLFPKNSLHFVHSSFAIHWLSRAPKEVVNKNSPAWNKGRIHYSNSGDEVVLAYKAQYDKDMQQFLQARAQEIVYGGLMVLIVPGIPNGTHHSQSLPSLTLEILGSCLMDLARKGMISEEKVDSFNLPINNMSPQELEAAVERNGCFSIEGVEYLPLVIPNVSSEFKINGQVLASHLRAAMEGIIKQHFGEEILDVIFDSYRKKIEENSSIFNFGKAVHFFIILKRMAENQLS, via the exons atGGCAACAGAGGAAACAGGGACTGTGCAAGAAGCATATCCAATGATGGGTGGAGATGGTCTCTACAGTTATGCCAAGAACTCTACACAGCAG AGAAAAGCTACCGATTCTGCCAAAGAACTGATAAAGAAAGCAATTGCAGAAAAGCTTGATAAAGAAATCCTACTTTCTTCCAAAACTTTCCAAATTGCAGATTTGGGTTGCTCTGTTGGACCCAATACATTCTTTACAGCACAGAATATACTCGAAGCAGTTGAGTCCAAATACAAGAGCGAAGGATTGAATTCACAAATCCCGGACTTTCAAGTTTTCTTTAGCGATCATACCTCAAATGATTTCAACCTACTTTTCACATCCCTTCCTCAAGACCGGCGATACCATGCAGCAGGTGCTCCTGGATCTTTCCATGGTCGCTTGTTTCCCAAGAATTCTCTTCACTTTGTTCATTCTTCTTTTGCCATTCACTGGCTTTCTAGAGCACCAAAAGAGGTGGTGAACAAGAACTCTCCTGCTTGGAATAAGGGCCGGATTCATTACTCGAACTCGGGAGATGAAGTAGTTTTGGCTTATAAAGCTCAATACGATAAGGATATGCAGCAATTTCTACAAGCCAGGGCACAAGAGATTGTATATGGAGGGTTAATGGTACTCATCGTTCCTGGAATTCCCAATGGAACTCATCACTCTCAAAGTCtgccaagtttgactttggAGATTCTTGGATCTTGCCTCATGGACTTGGCACGGAAG GGAATGATTAGTGAGGAGAAGGTGGACTCTtttaatttaccaataaataacATGTCTCCCCAAGAACTAGAAGCAGCTGTTGAAAGAAATGGATGTTTTAGCATAGAGGGAGTGGAATACCTACCTCTTGTGATACCAAATGTTTCTAGTGAGTTTAAAATTAATGGCCAAGTTCTTGCATCCCATTTGAGAGCTGCCATGGAAGGGATAATCAAGCAGCATTTTGGTGAAGAGATCTTGGATGTGATCTTTGACTCTTACAGGAAGAAGATTGAAGAGAACTcttccatttttaattttgggaaGGCAGTCCACTTCTTTATCATTCTTAAACGCATGGCAGAAAACCAGCTTAGCTAG